The sequence ACCGCCTCGACCACCCTGGCCGGCATCTCGATGTGGAACGCGGCGATCTCTTCCGCCCCGCGATGCACGAATCGGTACAGCGCGGTCCCGAGCAAGACGCCGAGCGCGATCGACATGACCGACGTGAGCGCCGCCGCGAAGTCGTCGGCGCCGCCGTCGGCGCCGACGACCTCGGTGAGACCCACGAGACCGGCCGCTCCCGGCACGAGCAACCAGAAGGCGGGCAGGAACGTGAGCTGCGACGGCGCGCCATGCCGCAACGACGACACCCAGAGCACGAGCGGCGTGACCGCGAGCGCGCCGATGAACCCGCTCACGGTCGGGCCCGCCACGAGCTGGCCGACCGATTGCCCCGCATACGCGACGACGAGGGCGAGCAGCACCCACCCGAACGTCCGCCTCGGGGCGGAGAAATGCAGGAAGTTCCCCACCGCGAACAGCAGCACCCCGCCGAGCGCGGCCCACCATGGAAGCCGTTCGGCCTGGTCGAGCGGCACATAGCTCTCGGCGCCGACGCCGAGGATGGTGCCGGCGGCGAGAATGCCGAAGGCGAGCAGTCCGAGCTGGACGAGACCCGTGACGAGCCGTGACGCGCCCGCGATCATCTGTCCGGCCGCGAGTTCCATCGTCGCGGTCGTGAGCACCCCGCCGGGCAGGAACGTCGCGAGGGGCGCGATGAGCAGGCGGAGCGGGTCCCCCACAGGCACGTACGGGGCGATCAGGAAGACCGCCAGCGCCGACCCGAAGGCCGCGACGACGGGGAAGACGAGTTGCAGGGTCGGCGAGCGGATGAGCTTGGCGAGCCCCAGCACCGCGCCGAGGCCGAACGCGACCAGTGCGCCCTGCCACGTCGGGGTGAGCAGCAGGGCGAGACCCGCGGTCAACAGCGCATGCCCGAACACCCGCACGGGCCACGGCTGGCCCGGCCGCATCGCGCCGATCTCATTGAGCCGGCGGATCGCATCGGCCGGGTCGACCGACGCCGAGCGGGCCTCGCCGACGAGCTGGTAGAGCGCCGCGATCTGATCGAATCTGAACGTGGCGACAGCCGACGACCGCAGGGCGACATGGGCGGACGGGCCGCTGCCGGTCTCGATCACGATGGCCGTCGGCAGCACCACGAAATCGGTGTCGTCCCGCCCGTACGCACGCGACACCTCGTTCATGATGTCGCGGATCCGGTCCACCGACTCGGACGCCGCATTCAGCGCCTCCGCGAGCCCCAGGAGGAAGCTGCGGAGCACTGCCGAGTCGTCGTCCGCGGTCACCCCCGCACCCATCGACCGGCCACCCGCGTCACGCCACGACCACGAGCGAGAGCAGCACCCCGACGATGATCGCGACGACGATGTACACGAGGTTCGGGAGCTGGAAGGAGTGATCGACGACGAACTTGCCCATGCGGGTGGTACCCGTCTGGTCGAACGCGACGGTCGCGACCTGGCTGCCGTTGGCGGGCAGCGTGTAGATGCCCATCGCACTCGGCCAGAGCCCGACGAGCAGCGACGCCGGCAGGCCGATGGTGATGCCGATCGGCACGATCGCGTTCGTGGCGCTCGACTGGCTGGTCGTGAGCGCGGCGACGAGGAACAGCGCGAGCGCGAAGAGCAGCGCACCCAGGAACGCCGAGGAGCCCGACACGAGCGCCCCGAGCCCGTCGACGATGAGCTGGTTGTTCGCCGCGACGAACGTGTTCGCGAGCCACGCGATGCCGAACAGCGCGATCGCGCCGACCATGCCGGCGGGGAACGTCGACTGCTTCGGGACATCCGATGCCTTGACCTTGCAGGTCAGGAAGATGAGCGCCGCGATGACGCCCATGATGACCTCGATGATGACCGTGACCGACACCCGTACGGGGTCGCCGTCGTCGTCGGTGCCGATGATCGGCCGGAGCCCTTCGAAGAGACCGAAGATCACGATCACGCCGACCCCGGCGAGGAACAGCGACGCCGAGAGCACCGCGCTGCGCGGCAGCTTCTGCTCGTGCGCGTCTTCGGCCGGAGGCTTCACGAGATGCTCCGCGAGCCGGCGCTGGAACTCGGGGTCGTCCTCGAGGTCTTTGCCGTGGCGGACCATGATCAGCGAGGCCACCAGCAGGCCGGCGATCGACGCGGGCCACATGATGAGCAGCAGCTTGCCGAGGTCGACGCCCTCGGGCGCGAGCAGCACGACCATGGAGGCGGTCGCGGCGGACACGGGCGAGCACAGGATGCCCACCTGCGACGCGACCGCCGAGACCGACAGCGCCCGCTCCGGGCGGATCTTCTGCTGGTACGACACGTCGTAGATGACCGGGAGCAACGGGTAGAAGATATTGCCCGTGCCAGCGCCGACCGTGAACAGGAACGACATGGCGGGCGCGAGGAACACGACCGACTTCGGCCGTCGACGGATCACCTTCGCGGCGACCGAGACCATCCAGTCGATGCCGCCGGCCGCCTGCATGACGGATGCGGCGGTGATCACCGTGATGACGATGAACACGGCGTCGACGGGCGCGTTTCCCGGCGCCTCCCCGAAGCCGAAGACCAGCACCGCGACGCCGACGAGCCCCCACACACCGAGACCGATGCCGCTCGTGCGCGTGCCCATGTAGATCGCGAGGATCACGACCAGGAGTTCGGCGAACAGGATCCAGACGTTGTCGTTCATGCGCTCGGCCCCGCGACGATGGGGGCGGGTGCCGCCAGGACGCGCACCGGCAACGGGGCCTCGACGATCTGCCCGTCGCGGGCCTCGACCCGGAGTGCGAGCGGGTCGTCGACCGGGCTGATCGCCGTGACGAGCCGGTCGCCGTCGAAGTGCAGCGACTGCAGATTGCCCACCGCATAGCCTGCCGGCAACGAGCCGTCGATGAGCGCCCGGTGGTAGAGCGGGCGTCGTTGGTCTTCGGCGTCGTAGTGCGGGCAGAAGCTCCCGGCGAGGAATCCGAGGCCCTCCGGAAGCACCTGCAGGGTGGGACCGTAACTGTCGGTCGTGCCGCCCTCGAACCAGCAGATGCCTCCGGCGGAGCCGCCCGCGAACACGACGTTCGAGTCGGGATCCCGCCACATGCCGCGGAGTATCTCGTCGAGCCCCTGCCGCTTCCAGACGTCGAGCATGTTCGCGGTGTTGCCGCCGCCGACATGGATCACGTCGAACCCGCGGACCAAGCCCGCGAGATCGTCGATGTCGCGATGGAACAGCGTGAGATGGTGCGGTGCAGCGCGGTCGGAGTCGTAGGTCCGGTAGAAGCTCACGATGTACGCCGCGTCGTCTCCGGTCGCGGTGCCGACGAAGAGCACCCGGGGTCGCGCCTTGCC is a genomic window of Agromyces protaetiae containing:
- a CDS encoding threonine/serine exporter family protein; the protein is MTADDDSAVLRSFLLGLAEALNAASESVDRIRDIMNEVSRAYGRDDTDFVVLPTAIVIETGSGPSAHVALRSSAVATFRFDQIAALYQLVGEARSASVDPADAIRRLNEIGAMRPGQPWPVRVFGHALLTAGLALLLTPTWQGALVAFGLGAVLGLAKLIRSPTLQLVFPVVAAFGSALAVFLIAPYVPVGDPLRLLIAPLATFLPGGVLTTATMELAAGQMIAGASRLVTGLVQLGLLAFGILAAGTILGVGAESYVPLDQAERLPWWAALGGVLLFAVGNFLHFSAPRRTFGWVLLALVVAYAGQSVGQLVAGPTVSGFIGALAVTPLVLWVSSLRHGAPSQLTFLPAFWLLVPGAAGLVGLTEVVGADGGADDFAAALTSVMSIALGVLLGTALYRFVHRGAEEIAAFHIEMPARVVEAVRPSFWARLVHRVGGARRDTDPSAPRATAPEGVTE
- a CDS encoding anaerobic C4-dicarboxylate transporter family protein is translated as MNDNVWILFAELLVVILAIYMGTRTSGIGLGVWGLVGVAVLVFGFGEAPGNAPVDAVFIVITVITAASVMQAAGGIDWMVSVAAKVIRRRPKSVVFLAPAMSFLFTVGAGTGNIFYPLLPVIYDVSYQQKIRPERALSVSAVASQVGILCSPVSAATASMVVLLAPEGVDLGKLLLIMWPASIAGLLVASLIMVRHGKDLEDDPEFQRRLAEHLVKPPAEDAHEQKLPRSAVLSASLFLAGVGVIVIFGLFEGLRPIIGTDDDGDPVRVSVTVIIEVIMGVIAALIFLTCKVKASDVPKQSTFPAGMVGAIALFGIAWLANTFVAANNQLIVDGLGALVSGSSAFLGALLFALALFLVAALTTSQSSATNAIVPIGITIGLPASLLVGLWPSAMGIYTLPANGSQVATVAFDQTGTTRMGKFVVDHSFQLPNLVYIVVAIIVGVLLSLVVVA
- a CDS encoding Type 1 glutamine amidotransferase-like domain-containing protein produces the protein MATGAGKAMMERRSDPTHDYILELTGKARPRVLFVGTATGDDAAYIVSFYRTYDSDRAAPHHLTLFHRDIDDLAGLVRGFDVIHVGGGNTANMLDVWKRQGLDEILRGMWRDPDSNVVFAGGSAGGICWFEGGTTDSYGPTLQVLPEGLGFLAGSFCPHYDAEDQRRPLYHRALIDGSLPAGYAVGNLQSLHFDGDRLVTAISPVDDPLALRVEARDGQIVEAPLPVRVLAAPAPIVAGPSA